One segment of Babylonia areolata isolate BAREFJ2019XMU chromosome 24, ASM4173473v1, whole genome shotgun sequence DNA contains the following:
- the LOC143298701 gene encoding ubiquitin-like protein 3, whose protein sequence is MASRHIPGDKINLRLILVSGKTHEFLFSPSDSAAEITDHVFSHWPEEWSDEQLPSTNILRLIYQGRFLHGNVTLAALQLPTGKTTVMHLVSRENLPEPNNQGQLKKDKSGETGCNNCCVVL, encoded by the exons ATGGCCAGTCGTCACATCCCTGGTGACAAG ATCAATTTGCGGCTGATCCTGGTGAGTGGGAAGACCCATGAGTTTCTTTTCAGCCCCAGTGATTCAGCAGCAGAAATCACAGACCATGTCTTCAGTCACTGGCCTGAAG AATGGTCAGATGAACAGCTCCCGTCGACCAACATTCTTCGTCTTATCTATCAGGGTCGCTTCTTGCATGGAAATGTCACCTTAGCAG CATTGCAGTTGCCCACAGGAAAAACAACAGTCATGCACTTAGTATCACGGGAAAACTTACCAGAACCCAATAATCAAG GGCAGTTGAAGAAGGACAAGAGCGGAGAGACAGGCTGCAACAACTGTTGTGTGGTTCTCTAG